The Anopheles merus strain MAF chromosome 2L, AmerM5.1, whole genome shotgun sequence genome has a segment encoding these proteins:
- the LOC121592616 gene encoding ficolin-1-like, producing the protein MFKTCLGIVLLIFCDGLLAQNVSNSFNWGVEHCGYALGLVMNELSLLGHHIIEKEVQLQSKLYDLSSKIDSLIQQKCNTTTLPEFKKTKNDVYSSCRKTPATGVYMIQPEKPFKEPITVLCDQEYESGGWIVIQHRFDGSTNFYRNWKEYKNGFGNLDGEFWLGLDRIYQLTVSQPYELVVLLEDFDGNKTFARYDQFEIADENQMYMLSKIEGFSGPAGDSLGNVKGMKFSTLDSDNDIAKDSCAVTFTGAWWYNACHASNLNGQYLRGETTECGKGMVWDTFRGHCHSLKMAKMMIRPKWLRV; encoded by the exons ATGTTTAAAACGTGTTTAGGGattgttttgctgattttTTGTGACGGATTGCTTGCACAAAATGTAAGCAATTCGTTTAATTGGGGAGTAGAGCATTGTGGCTATGCATTAGGCTTGGTGATGAATGAGCTGAGTTTATTAGGCCATCACATCATCGAGAAAGAGGTTCAGCTACAAAGTAAACTGTACGATTTAAGCTCTAAGATTGATAGTTTAATACAGCAAAAGTGCAATACAACAACCCTTCCGGAGTTCAAAAAGACCAAAAACGATGTTTACAGCTCCTGTAGGAAGACACCCGCTACTGGAGTGTACATGATACAGCCTGAAAAGCCATTTAAAGAGCCAATTACTGTGTTGTGCGATCAAGAGTACGAATCAGGCGGCTGGATTGTGATACAGCATCGCTTTGACGGATCGACTAACTTCTATCGGAACTGGAAGGAGTACAAAAATGGGTTCGGGAATCTGGACGGAGAGTTTTGGCTGGGTTTGGATCGTATTTATCAGTTGACTGTGTCGCAGCCATATGAGCTGGTTGTACTTCTGGAGGATTTCGATGGCAACAAAACGTTCGCCAGATACGATCAGTTTGAGATAGCAGACGAGAACCAGATGTACATGCTTAGTAAAATCGAAGGCTTCTCAGGACCTGCGGGTGATTCCTTAGGGAATGTGAAAGGGATGAAGTTTTCCACTCTAGATTCCGACAACGATATAGCCAAGGATAGTTGTGCAGTGACCTTCACCGGAGCCTGGTGGTATAACGCTTGCCACGCTAG CAATTTGAATGGGCAGTACTTGAGAGGCGAAACTACAGAATGTGGAAAAGGGATGGTATGGGATACATTCCGGGGACACTGTCATTCactaaaaatggcaaaaatgaTGATAAGGCCCAAATGGCTGCGAGTTTGA
- the LOC121592617 gene encoding ryncolin-1-like produces MFKTCLGIVLLISGDGLLAQNVSNSFNWGVEHCGYALGLVMNKLSLLDHHIIEKEVQMETKISDLNSKIDSLMQQKCNTTTLPVFNKTKNDVYSSCRKTPATGVYMIQPEKPFKEPITVLCDQEYESGGWIVIQHRFDGSTNFYRNWKEYKNGFGNLDGEFWLGLDRIYQLTVSQPYELVVLLEDFDGNKTFARYDQFEIADENQMYMLSKIEGFSGPAGDSLGNVKGMKFSTLDSDNDTWKDSCAVTYTGAWWYSACHASNLNGQYLRGETTEYATGMVWKTFRGYYHSLKMVKMMIRPKGLRV; encoded by the exons ATGTTTAAAACGTGTTTAGGGattgttttgctgatttcTGGTGACGGATTGCTTGCGCAAAATGTAAGCAATTCGTTTAATTGGGGAGTAGAGCATTGTGGTTATGCATTAGGCTTGGTGATGAATAAGCTGAGTTTATTAGACCACCACATCATCGAGAAAGAGGTTCAAATGGAAACTAAGATAAGCGATTTGAACTCTAAGATTGATAGTTTAATGCAGCAAAAGTGCAATACAACAACCCTTCCGGTTTtcaacaagaccaaaaacgATGTTTACAGCTCCTGTAGGAAGACTCCCGCTACTGGAGTGTACATGATACAGCCTGAAAAGCCATTTAAAGAGCCAATTACTGTGCTGTGCGATCAAGAGTACGAATCAGGCGGCTGGATTGTGATACAGCATCGTTTTGACGGATCGACAAACTTCTATCGTAACTGGAAGGAGTACAAGAATGGGTTCGGAAATCTGGACGGAGAGTTTTGGCTGGGTTTGGATCGTATTTATCAGTTGACTGTGTCGCAACCATATGAGCTGGTTGTACTTCTGGAGGATTTCGACGGCAACAAAACGTTTGCCAGATACGATCAGTTTGAGATAGCAGACGAGAACCAGATGTACATGCTTAGTAAAATAGAAGGCTTCTCAGGACCTGCGGGTGATTCCTTAGGGAATGTGAAAGGGATGAAGTTTTCCACTCTAGATTCCGACAATGATACATGGAAGGATAGCTGTGCAGTGACCTACACAGGAGCTTGGTGGTATAGCGCTTGCCACGCTAG CAATTTGAATGGGCAGTACTTGCGAGGCGAAACTACTGAATATGCAACAGGGATGGTATGGAAAACGTTCCGGGGATACTATCATTCactaaaaatggtaaaaatgatGATAAGGCCCAAAGGGCTACGAGTTTGA
- the LOC121592615 gene encoding microfibril-associated glycoprotein 4-like — MCRKTLLLTWILLYNFFKVQSEAPGSPSSVSLNGFGFELVMAKLQILEHHLVESNLQIEEKIIILSSRIDNIVTTVENLAWIAQQTGETVHQLGLSARHIAHNLTVIQRYLTNVVAEQKLLVTNNQLRQYQLFQSSCNASNETINFENHRNVYKSCNKVPFTASGVYNIRPEKPFKQPITVLCDQEYESGGWIVIQHRFDGSTNFYRNWDEYKNGFGNLDGEFWLGLDRIYQLTVSQQHELVVLLEDFDGNKTFARYDQFDISNESGKYALTNIGEYSGTAGDSLQNAKGMKFSTYDSDNDVWNDNCAVSYTGAWWYGACHKSNLNGKYLRGETKEYATSMGWFTFRGHHYALKSSKMMIRPNVK, encoded by the exons ATGTGCCGAAAGACGCTTTTGTTAACTTGGATTCTGTTATACAACTTTTTTAAAGTGCAAAGCGAAGCACCAGGCTCACCATCGAGTGTATCCTTAAACGGGTTTGGTTTTGAATTGGTAATGGCAAAACTGCAAATATTAGAACATCATCTCGTTGAAAGCAACCTTCAAATAGAGGAGAAAATAATCATTCTGAGTTCCAGAATTGATAATATCGTAACAACGGTCGAGAATTTAGCCTGGATTGCGCAACAAACTGGAGAAACTGTACATCAGTTAGGATTGAGCGCAAGACATATTGCACACAACCTAACCGTAATCCAACGTTATCTCACAAATGTTGTAGCCGAACAAAAACTGTTGGTGACGAATAATCAACTCAGGCAGTACCAGCTCTTTCAGAGCAGTTGCAATGCATCAAATGAAACAATAAACTTCGAGAATCATAGAAATGTTTACAAGTCGTGCAATAAGGTGCCTTTTACTGCTTCCGGTGTGTATAACATTCGTCCGGAGAAACCTTTCAAACAGCCAATTACTGTGCTGTGCGATCAAGAGTACGAATCAGGCGGCTGGATTGTGATACAGCATCGCTTTGACGGATCGACAAACTTCTATCGTAACTGGGACGAGTACAAGAATGGTTTCGGAAATCTGGACGGAGAGTTTTGGCTGGGTTTGGATCGTATTTATCAGTTGACTGTGTCGCAACAACATGAGCTGGTTGTACTGCTGGAGGATTTCGACGGCAACAAAACGTTTGCTAGATACGATCAGTTTGATATTAGCAACGAAAGCGGGAAGTATGCTCTCACCAACATAGGCGAGTATTCCGGAACGGCTGGAGATTCTTTACAAAATGCTAAAGGAATGAAATTCTCCACTTATGATTCCGATAACGATGTGTGGAACGACAACTGTGCAGTATCATATACTGGAGCCTGGTGGTATGGAGCTTGCCACAAAAG TAACCTCAATGGGAAATACTTACGTGGAGAAACGAAAGAATATGCTACAAGCATGGGATGGTTTACTTTCCGAGGACATCATTATGCTTTAAAATCTTCAAAAATGATGATACGACCTAATGTGAAGTAG